A region of Bacteroidota bacterium DNA encodes the following proteins:
- a CDS encoding deoxyhypusine synthase family protein → MSKGPISNFIETHYKHFNAAALVDAAKGYETHLTEGGKMMVTLAGAMSTAELGKSLAEMIRQGKVDIISCTGANLEEDIMNLVAHSHYKRVPNYRDLSPQDEWDLLENHYNRVTDTCIPEEEAFRRLQKHIYKIWKDADTAGERFFPHEYMYKILLSGELKQYYEIDPKNSWMLAAAERNLPMVVPGWEDSTMGNIFASYVIKNEIKATTMKSGIEYMAWLADWYVKNSEGKGIGFFQIGGGIAGDFPICVVPMLYQDMEMENIPFWSYFCQISDSTTSYGSYSGAVPNEKITWGKLDIHTPKFIVESDATIVAPLMFAWILGW, encoded by the coding sequence ATGAGCAAAGGACCTATTTCAAATTTCATTGAAACACATTATAAACACTTTAATGCAGCCGCTTTAGTTGATGCTGCTAAAGGTTATGAAACACACCTTACCGAAGGTGGTAAAATGATGGTAACATTAGCAGGTGCTATGAGTACCGCTGAGTTAGGTAAATCATTAGCTGAAATGATTCGCCAGGGTAAAGTTGATATTATTAGCTGTACAGGTGCAAACTTAGAAGAGGATATTATGAATCTGGTAGCTCATAGTCATTACAAACGCGTACCTAATTACCGTGATTTAAGTCCGCAGGATGAATGGGATTTATTAGAAAACCATTACAACCGTGTAACCGATACTTGTATTCCTGAAGAGGAAGCTTTCCGCAGATTACAAAAACATATTTATAAAATTTGGAAAGATGCAGATACAGCAGGCGAACGCTTTTTTCCGCATGAATACATGTATAAAATATTGTTAAGTGGCGAGTTAAAACAATACTACGAAATTGATCCTAAAAACTCGTGGATGTTAGCTGCTGCTGAACGTAATTTGCCAATGGTAGTTCCGGGTTGGGAAGACTCAACAATGGGAAATATTTTTGCTTCATACGTTATTAAAAATGAAATAAAAGCCACTACAATGAAGTCAGGTATTGAATACATGGCTTGGTTAGCTGACTGGTATGTGAAAAACAGCGAAGGAAAAGGAATTGGTTTCTTTCAGATAGGTGGCGGTATTGCCGGTGATTTTCCTATTTGCGTAGTACCAATGTTATACCAAGATATGGAGATGGAAAACATTCCGTTTTGGAGTTATTTCTGCCAAATCAGCGATTCAACAACCAGTTATGGTTCGTATTCAGGAGCTGTACCAAACGAAAAAATTACTTGGGGTAAATTAGATATTCATACACCTAAGTTTATAGTAGAAAGTGATGCTACTATTGTGGCACCGCTTATGTTTGCCTGGATATTGGGTTGGTAA